The Stigmatella ashevillena genomic sequence ACGAGGTGGTGTTCAACCTGCGCCCGGGGCAAGTCTCCGACGTGGTGTCCACGGAGTACGGCTATCACCTGTTCCGGGTGCTCGAGTTCAAGCCTGCGCGCAAGCGGGATTTCCTCGAGGTGCGTGCGAAGGTCGAGGCACGTGAGGTGAAGCGCAAGCAGGAAGAGGCGCACGAGGCCTTCGAGAAGGCGCTCCTGGACAAGGCGAAGCTCTGGGTGAACGAGCCCACGCTGCAGTCCATCCGCGGGCGGCCCGTGCCCCAGGCCTCGGCGGCCAAAGGAAGATGAGGAACGAGATGAAGACGAAGCTGGGTGTCATCGCGGCGGCAGCGCTCCTGTGGGGCGGCACGGCACGCGCGGAGCTGGTGGACCGGGTCGCCGCGGTGGTCAACCGCGACATCATCACCCTGTCCGAGGTGAACCAGCGGGCGGCGCCCGAGTTGGCGCGGCTGGCCGGCGAGAAGGATGCGCGCAGGCGGGCGGATCAACGGGCGCAGATCCTCAAGCAATCGCTGGACGTGCTCATCGCCGAGAAGCTCATCGAGTCGGAGATCCGCGAGCTGGGGATGACGGTGACGCCCTCCGAGGTGGACGAGGCGATGGCGGACGTGCGCAAGCAGAACGGCGTGGAGGCCCCGGAGCAGTTCGAGCAGCTCTTGCAGCGCGAGGGCTACACGCTCAAGAGCTACCGGGAGTTTCTCGGCAAGCAGATCGCCCGCGGCCGGCTGATGCAGATGAAGGTGGGCCCCAAGGTGAAGGTGTCCGAGGAGGACCTGAAGGCGGCGTACGCGCAGTACTCGAAGCTGGAGGGCGGGGAGGCGGAGGTCCACGCGCGCCACATCCTGGTGTCGGTGGATCCGAAGGCGCCGCAGGAGCAGGTGGACGCGGCGCAGAAGAAGGCGCAGGCCATCGCGGAGGAAGCGCGGCGGCCGGGCATGGACTTCGCATCGCTGGCGCGGGCCCGAAGCGAGGGCCCGAGCGCGGAGGATGGTGGCGACCTGGGCTTCTTCCGCCGGGGGGTGATGGTGCCCGCCTTCGAGAAGACGGCCTTCGCGCTGAAGGAGGGCGAGGTGAGCGAGCCCATCCGCACCAACTTCGGCTGGCACGTGCTGAAGGTGGAGGAGCGTCGCTCGGTGGGCGTGGCCCCCTTCGAGGAGCTGCGGGCCAAGCTGGAGCAGCAGCTGCGCCAGGACAAGACGGAGAAGTACATCGACCAGTACGTGCAGGAGCTGCGGCAGAAGTCGTCCGTCGAGGTGAAGATCTGAGCCAGGGCGAGCCACTCCCCCGAGTGGGCATTTCGCTGGGGGATGTGTCTGGCATTGGCCCGGAGGTGACGGCGGCGG encodes the following:
- a CDS encoding peptidylprolyl isomerase produces the protein MKTKLGVIAAAALLWGGTARAELVDRVAAVVNRDIITLSEVNQRAAPELARLAGEKDARRRADQRAQILKQSLDVLIAEKLIESEIRELGMTVTPSEVDEAMADVRKQNGVEAPEQFEQLLQREGYTLKSYREFLGKQIARGRLMQMKVGPKVKVSEEDLKAAYAQYSKLEGGEAEVHARHILVSVDPKAPQEQVDAAQKKAQAIAEEARRPGMDFASLARARSEGPSAEDGGDLGFFRRGVMVPAFEKTAFALKEGEVSEPIRTNFGWHVLKVEERRSVGVAPFEELRAKLEQQLRQDKTEKYIDQYVQELRQKSSVEVKI